In Rhizophagus irregularis chromosome 1, complete sequence, one genomic interval encodes:
- a CDS encoding uncharacterized protein (SECRETED:cutsite_ISA-RK; SECRETED:prob_0.5595); SECRETED:SignalP(1-24) — protein MKVQTKIIHLLIIIFSTLLILISARKTSHDNSKKLGLVKRNSPSRGWRKPNIRSLQNRLQSRQVTVSEGSTFSQLSPPATAAKAPSSPSSNKPPPPPPAPKSPAPPPPAPKKAPSPPPPAPKKTPPLPPAPKKAPPSSPSSTESVFPSPTTTSSSLPLSKTPKVTLSSSSAIAGSPSSIIRSATTSFYLTLLVQLVVLLFYV, from the exons ATGAAAGTTCAAACGAAAATTATccatttacttataataatcttttcaactttattaattttgatatcaGCCCGAAAAACTTCACATGACAATTCTAAAAAACTAGGACTAGTCAAAAGAAATTCACCATCAAG GGGTTGGAGAAAGCCAAATATAAGATCACTACAGAACCGCTTACAATCACGCCAAGTTACAGTCTCTGAAGGATCAACGTTCTCACAGCTGTCACCACCAGCCACTGCTGCTAAAGCACCATCATCGCCTTCATCTAATAAACCACCACCTCCTCCTCCTGCACCTAAATCACCAGCTCCACCCCCTCCTGCGCCTAAAAAAGCACCATCTCCACCCCCTCCTGCACCCAAAAAAACACCTCCACTTCCTCCCGCGCCTAAAAAAGCACCACCATCATCTCCATCATCTACAGAGTCTGTTTTCCCATCACCTACAACTACATCGTCTTCATTACCACTATCAAAAACACCCAAAGTcacattatcatcatcatcagcaATAGCAGGATCGCCATCATCAATAATAAGAAGCGCTACCACCAGTTTCTACTTAACTCTACTGGTACAACTagttgtattattattttatgtttaa